A genomic segment from Sulfuritalea hydrogenivorans sk43H encodes:
- a CDS encoding deoxyribonuclease II family protein, with protein MQDKNRKSRFSSALYTAVLFAGLAAFSVIPGSQAFAQTATAPTPLLEKDHAVDWWFVFKFNAKSFPGCGAGDSDQRACPFGGDVQNYALGQQYVYASSETQTLRKGGGCAGTTAADPLGATFDAVYNGSFYYVIWNDQFYNDPPIAGCSTVCSSPWGHSKGMVAWNDAGDGLVLQVSTPSWPAAGSRRFPRKADGNTLGCVTDNDVKVSQHFFSLKVTKDDLVNILEALANASVVTDPENSQIVRNGGPEDIQALVKNLGTKTKGTSITRVRLSTGVGLLSKPSALHVPPWQMVSAVLGGASLRTATWWANPQIDSTTASTPVACWDTNLGAPGAVEIATTGQWEGTTFGLKGGPGPDFNHAKIGVSTAGPNNFAIFGDMNQQGTLSGANCGSSQNGRGGLFYVVENKVLSDEIAKLIKGDTAPTQAPAE; from the coding sequence ATGCAAGACAAGAACCGTAAGTCACGATTCAGCAGCGCTCTATACACCGCCGTCCTGTTCGCGGGACTCGCTGCCTTCTCCGTCATCCCGGGTAGCCAAGCCTTCGCCCAGACGGCTACCGCCCCGACGCCTCTTCTGGAAAAAGACCATGCGGTCGATTGGTGGTTCGTCTTCAAGTTCAACGCCAAGTCCTTTCCCGGGTGTGGCGCCGGGGATAGCGACCAACGCGCCTGTCCCTTCGGCGGCGATGTCCAGAACTACGCCTTGGGTCAGCAGTACGTCTATGCCAGTAGCGAGACGCAGACGCTCCGAAAAGGCGGTGGCTGCGCCGGCACCACGGCGGCCGATCCGCTCGGCGCCACCTTCGACGCGGTCTATAACGGCTCGTTCTATTACGTCATCTGGAACGACCAGTTCTACAACGATCCGCCCATTGCGGGGTGTTCGACCGTGTGCTCTTCGCCCTGGGGACACTCCAAGGGCATGGTGGCCTGGAACGACGCCGGCGACGGGCTGGTCCTGCAGGTATCGACTCCCTCCTGGCCCGCCGCCGGGAGCCGCCGGTTTCCGCGCAAGGCCGACGGCAACACGCTGGGTTGCGTGACGGACAACGACGTCAAGGTCAGCCAGCACTTCTTTTCGCTCAAGGTGACCAAGGACGATCTGGTGAATATCCTCGAGGCCCTCGCCAACGCCAGTGTGGTCACCGATCCCGAAAACTCCCAGATCGTACGCAACGGGGGGCCTGAGGACATCCAGGCGCTCGTCAAGAACCTCGGCACCAAGACCAAGGGTACGTCGATTACGAGAGTCCGGCTCTCCACTGGCGTGGGGCTGCTGTCAAAGCCCTCGGCCCTTCACGTACCGCCCTGGCAGATGGTCTCGGCGGTCCTGGGTGGCGCGTCCCTCCGGACCGCCACCTGGTGGGCCAATCCGCAGATCGACTCGACGACGGCGTCCACTCCCGTCGCGTGCTGGGACACCAATCTGGGTGCGCCCGGCGCGGTGGAGATTGCGACCACCGGCCAATGGGAGGGAACGACGTTCGGCCTCAAGGGCGGTCCGGGTCCGGATTTCAACCACGCGAAGATCGGCGTATCGACGGCCGGCCCGAACAACTTCGCGATTTTCGGGGACATGAACCAGCAAGGCACCCTGTCGGGAGCCAACTGCGGCAGCAGCCAGAACGGCCGGGGCGGCCTGTTCTACGTAGTCGAGAACAAGGTGCTGTCCGACGAGATCGCCAAGCTGATCAAGGGTGACACGGCGCCGACCCAAGCTCCTGCGGAGTGA
- a CDS encoding HAMP domain-containing sensor histidine kinase encodes MGRLFWKFFFIFWLAQVVTSVGVGVAIWLERPAHMPGAGAFAEGPPPPRFGGPDHPPPLPDRPPPPPHYLSLPLLPILAGCVVSLLFAALLAWYFAKPIRSLRSAFESVAGGKLGTRIGASMGRRKDELADLGKDFDHMADRLQNLLDAQRRLLHDVSHELRSPLARLQAAADLMRQQPERGAEFIERIERDTARMDKLVGELLTLARLDAGMTGKLDEDVDLREVVTDISADARFEADGKHCAIEVDLNGPVVARGSHELLYRAIENVVRNAVLHSPEGGIVAISAHSADGRLRVTVADGGPGVFDGDLAAIFDPFFRSDPGQSVAGYGLGLAITRRVVEAHGGSVSAANQVKGGLMVTLLLPLPVRAGQRVPEIRDD; translated from the coding sequence ATGGGCCGCCTGTTCTGGAAATTCTTTTTCATCTTCTGGCTGGCGCAGGTCGTTACCTCGGTTGGTGTCGGCGTCGCGATATGGCTGGAGCGCCCCGCGCACATGCCGGGAGCGGGAGCGTTCGCCGAGGGGCCGCCCCCGCCGAGGTTTGGCGGGCCGGATCACCCGCCGCCACTGCCGGATCGACCCCCGCCACCGCCCCACTATTTGTCGCTACCTCTGCTGCCAATCCTCGCGGGCTGTGTCGTGAGCTTGTTGTTCGCAGCACTGCTGGCATGGTATTTCGCCAAGCCGATTCGTAGCCTGCGCTCCGCCTTCGAGTCGGTCGCTGGCGGCAAACTGGGGACGCGCATCGGCGCATCGATGGGGCGCCGCAAGGATGAACTCGCCGATCTCGGCAAGGATTTCGATCACATGGCCGACCGCCTCCAGAATTTGCTCGACGCGCAGCGCCGGCTGCTGCATGACGTTTCTCACGAACTGCGCTCGCCGCTGGCGCGGTTGCAGGCGGCCGCCGACCTGATGCGGCAGCAACCCGAGCGCGGCGCCGAGTTTATCGAACGCATCGAGCGCGACACGGCGCGCATGGACAAACTCGTCGGCGAACTGCTGACGCTGGCCCGGCTCGACGCCGGCATGACCGGCAAACTCGACGAGGATGTCGACCTGCGCGAAGTCGTCACTGACATTTCCGCCGACGCCCGTTTCGAGGCCGACGGCAAGCATTGCGCGATCGAAGTCGATTTGAACGGCCCGGTTGTCGCGCGCGGCAGCCATGAACTGCTCTACCGCGCCATTGAAAACGTCGTGCGCAACGCCGTGCTTCATTCGCCGGAGGGCGGCATCGTGGCGATTTCCGCGCATTCGGCCGACGGACGGCTGCGCGTCACGGTCGCGGACGGCGGGCCGGGCGTGTTCGACGGCGATCTCGCCGCGATTTTCGATCCGTTTTTTCGCAGTGACCCCGGCCAATCCGTTGCCGGCTACGGACTCGGGCTCGCCATCACCCGCCGCGTCGTCGAGGCCCACGGCGGCAGTGTCTCGGCTGCAAACCAAGTCAAAGGTGGTCTGATGGTGACGCTGTTGCTACCGCTACCGGTCAGGGCCGGCCAGCGGGTTCCCGAAATCCGGGATGATTGA
- a CDS encoding response regulator transcription factor, which translates to MPFSVLLVDDDVELVELLRDYLEREGFTVAAAHDGATGAAAAMSGGHDLVVLDVMMPGISGIQALARIRATSAVPVIMLTARGDDGDRITGLELGADDYVPKPCTPRELTARIRAILKRVGAAATASEQAIIAGTLTVWPAQRRAERAGKALNLTSTEFNLVEALARNAGRPVSKADLSQEVLGRPLTRFDRSIDVHMSSIRHKLGKLADGRSCIQTVIRKGYQLIAEKNP; encoded by the coding sequence ATGCCGTTCAGTGTGTTATTGGTCGATGACGACGTCGAACTGGTCGAGTTGTTGCGTGACTACCTCGAACGCGAGGGATTCACCGTGGCTGCGGCACACGACGGCGCAACAGGTGCCGCTGCGGCTATGTCCGGTGGGCACGACCTTGTCGTGCTTGACGTGATGATGCCGGGCATCAGCGGCATTCAGGCGCTGGCGCGAATCCGTGCGACGAGCGCGGTGCCGGTCATCATGCTGACGGCGCGCGGCGACGATGGCGACCGTATCACTGGCCTCGAACTGGGGGCGGACGACTACGTGCCCAAGCCGTGCACACCGCGTGAACTGACAGCGCGTATTCGTGCCATTCTGAAACGTGTCGGTGCGGCGGCCACGGCGAGCGAGCAAGCCATCATCGCCGGCACCCTGACAGTCTGGCCCGCGCAGCGCCGCGCCGAGCGCGCCGGCAAGGCGCTCAATCTCACGAGCACCGAGTTCAATCTGGTCGAAGCGCTCGCGCGCAACGCCGGACGCCCGGTGAGCAAGGCCGATCTTTCGCAGGAAGTGCTCGGACGGCCACTGACACGCTTCGACCGCAGCATTGATGTGCATATGAGCAGCATCCGTCACAAGCTCGGCAAGCTGGCCGACGGCCGCTCCTGCATCCAGACCGTGATCCGCAAGGGCTATCAACTGATCGCCGAAAAGAATCCTTGA
- a CDS encoding Spy/CpxP family protein refolding chaperone gives METTQHLRIKRFAAGAVAIALPLAVTAHGPMGDSSESCPPTPHTGDPMALPPPGRFPVAPLPGAMPMPPYLHGLELTEAQRDKLFALMHDQAPNERDQLKRALRAMEDLRRLVTADRFDVDKARILAETHGQALAQLALMHAELDARMRTLLTPEQRQQLDDARTNAESRRGFKRS, from the coding sequence ATGGAAACCACCCAACACCTCAGGATCAAACGCTTCGCTGCAGGTGCCGTGGCGATAGCGCTGCCGCTGGCAGTCACGGCGCACGGCCCGATGGGCGATTCGTCCGAGAGCTGTCCGCCGACACCCCATACGGGCGACCCGATGGCACTGCCGCCGCCCGGCAGGTTCCCCGTAGCCCCGCTGCCTGGTGCAATGCCAATGCCGCCCTACCTGCACGGCCTCGAATTGACGGAAGCACAGCGGGACAAGCTGTTCGCGCTGATGCATGATCAAGCGCCGAACGAACGCGATCAGTTGAAGAGGGCCTTAAGGGCGATGGAGGATTTGCGTCGCCTCGTCACCGCGGACCGCTTCGATGTCGACAAGGCACGCATTCTGGCCGAAACCCACGGCCAGGCATTGGCACAGTTGGCCCTGATGCACGCCGAGCTCGACGCCAGGATGCGTACGCTTCTGACACCTGAACAACGCCAGCAACTCGACGATGCGCGCACCAATGCCGAGTCGCGCCGCGGCTTCAAGCGCTCATGA
- a CDS encoding alpha/beta hydrolase family protein, with protein MNASESRLPHAGVASLERRRAIFLAGSAALLAACGGPRMPRREEDNELKRFTERGYTAATATTAEPHRDMWLRGDEEIVIELLVPQSASRSPLVVYLPGMGEPVEAGAVWRNAWAQAGYAVASLQTGSGGALWSSASGHNGDSAKVAREQFAVKSLATWIERVAFVLQGIVRRAKAGESFYARIDTDRIAVAGFDLGAQTALAFAGEKHPGITDLPAMPGLRAVIALSPQAILARGGFAEHFGDIRLPTLAITGTEDIDPYGIVDSPHTRQAPFSYMPPGDKYLLVIEDGTHQLLAGGNRPLAAAEHANGPAGDSPGGDGQREPPGGMGRGGPGGGRGGMGGPGGGRGGMGGGPGGASGGRPDEARFRRSAGIGLQRQTVIIERVSVAFLDTVVKDDPVAREWLARDAVRWSDPLARLKMK; from the coding sequence ATGAATGCATCCGAATCGCGGCTTCCTCATGCCGGTGTCGCTTCGCTAGAACGCCGCCGCGCCATTTTTCTGGCAGGCAGCGCGGCGCTGCTCGCCGCCTGCGGCGGCCCGCGTATGCCGCGACGCGAGGAGGATAACGAACTCAAGCGCTTTACCGAACGCGGCTATACCGCGGCGACGGCAACGACCGCCGAACCCCATAGGGACATGTGGCTGCGCGGCGATGAGGAAATCGTCATTGAGTTGCTGGTGCCGCAAAGCGCTAGCCGGAGTCCGCTCGTGGTCTATCTGCCGGGCATGGGCGAGCCCGTCGAGGCTGGCGCCGTCTGGCGCAATGCGTGGGCACAGGCTGGCTACGCGGTCGCGTCGCTGCAAACCGGATCCGGTGGTGCGCTCTGGTCATCGGCATCCGGCCACAACGGCGATTCTGCCAAGGTCGCGCGCGAGCAGTTTGCGGTGAAGTCCCTGGCGACGTGGATCGAGCGTGTCGCCTTCGTCCTGCAAGGCATTGTCCGCCGCGCGAAAGCCGGCGAAAGCTTTTACGCGCGGATCGACACCGATCGTATCGCCGTTGCCGGCTTCGACCTCGGTGCGCAAACGGCGCTGGCGTTCGCCGGCGAAAAGCATCCGGGCATAACAGACCTGCCGGCCATGCCCGGATTGCGTGCAGTGATCGCCCTGAGCCCGCAGGCGATCCTTGCCCGCGGCGGCTTCGCCGAGCACTTCGGCGACATCCGGCTGCCGACCCTCGCCATCACCGGTACCGAGGATATCGATCCCTACGGCATCGTCGACTCGCCCCACACGCGACAGGCGCCGTTCAGTTACATGCCGCCGGGAGACAAGTACCTTCTCGTCATTGAGGACGGCACCCACCAGTTGCTGGCCGGAGGCAACCGCCCGCTCGCCGCGGCCGAGCACGCGAACGGCCCGGCTGGGGACTCTCCGGGCGGCGACGGACAGCGCGAGCCGCCTGGCGGCATGGGGCGAGGCGGCCCTGGCGGTGGTCGAGGCGGCATGGGTGGCCCGGGCGGCGGGCGGGGCGGTATGGGGGGCGGTCCGGGCGGCGCGTCTGGCGGCCGACCCGACGAAGCAAGGTTCCGGCGGTCCGCCGGCATAGGTTTGCAGCGTCAGACCGTGATCATCGAGCGGGTGTCGGTCGCCTTCCTCGATACCGTGGTCAAGGACGATCCGGTCGCGCGGGAGTGGCTCGCGCGCGACGCGGTGCGCTGGAGTGACCCGCTGGCGCGATTGAAGATGAAGTGA
- a CDS encoding EF-hand domain-containing protein, protein MSSSIGSIGSSYSTTMQSMRTKMANNLFSKLDTSGQGYLTKIDLQAALDKVSSSSASSSTTSSVDDLFSKLDTDSDGKVTQQEFSDTLQKVAEQLDNQAMSMRMNGGMQGMGGMPPPPPPQDGDSGFTKDELTSQLSEIGSSDSKRSAAISNIVKNFDKADTDGDGKVSFKEAMAFDQSTSSSSSSTSSSTSTDASSSTSSSDLNAKLLSQIMKLMQAYGLGNDETRNSLLSTLSVTA, encoded by the coding sequence ATGAGCAGCAGCATTGGCAGTATCGGTAGCAGCTACAGTACGACCATGCAGTCCATGCGGACGAAGATGGCGAACAACCTGTTCTCGAAGCTCGACACTTCCGGCCAGGGCTACCTGACGAAGATCGACCTTCAAGCCGCCTTGGACAAGGTCTCGTCTTCATCCGCGTCTTCGAGCACAACGTCGAGCGTCGACGACCTGTTCTCGAAACTCGACACCGACAGCGACGGCAAGGTCACCCAGCAGGAGTTCTCCGACACCCTGCAAAAGGTCGCCGAGCAACTCGACAACCAGGCAATGAGCATGCGCATGAACGGCGGCATGCAAGGCATGGGCGGCATGCCCCCTCCCCCGCCGCCCCAGGACGGCGACAGCGGCTTCACGAAGGACGAACTGACCAGCCAACTCAGCGAAATCGGCTCGTCCGACAGCAAGCGCTCGGCGGCGATCTCGAACATCGTCAAAAACTTCGACAAGGCCGACACGGATGGTGACGGCAAGGTCAGCTTCAAGGAAGCGATGGCCTTCGATCAGAGCACGTCGTCGTCTTCCTCATCGACATCCTCGTCGACTTCAACCGATGCGAGTTCGTCGACTTCCAGCAGCGACCTGAACGCGAAGCTGTTGTCGCAGATCATGAAGCTGATGCAGGCCTACGGCCTGGGCAACGACGAAACCCGCAACAGTTTGTTGTCGACACTGTCTGTTACAGCGTAG
- a CDS encoding ABC transporter permease: MNQMLLNALLLALRAIRRNLMRSFLTVLGIVIGVGAVITMVTLGNGATRMVSDQISSLGINLLILRPGQQLGPGRESAGAANFRLTDVEALQAQIPSLHAVAPVVGSRVTLVVGSQNWSSQVSGTSNAYFTAGNWKIAAGRSFDEDEETAGKAVCVIGDTVRKQLFGSGSPLGGELRVKNFTCIVVGLLAAKGQGAMGQDQDDVVLMPIRTVQRRLTGNQDVSTMMLSMRDGANADQVMVQIRRLMRERRKLAESEEDNFNVMDTKQIAETLSGTIRTMTGLLGAVAAVSLLVGGIGIMNIMLVSVTERTREIGIRLAIGALEHEVLLQFLIEAVVLSALGGLIGITLAFVTCLGLTALMNMPFLFNPGINLLAFVFSAMIGIVFGYMPARRAASLDPIVALRYE; this comes from the coding sequence ATGAACCAGATGCTGCTCAATGCACTGCTGCTGGCCCTGCGTGCCATACGCCGCAATCTGATGCGCTCCTTCCTGACGGTGCTCGGCATCGTCATCGGCGTCGGCGCCGTGATCACGATGGTGACTCTGGGCAACGGCGCGACGCGCATGGTGTCGGACCAGATATCGAGCCTGGGCATCAATCTGCTGATCCTGAGGCCGGGACAACAACTCGGCCCGGGCCGGGAAAGTGCTGGCGCGGCGAATTTCCGGTTGACCGACGTCGAAGCCCTGCAAGCGCAGATTCCGTCCCTGCATGCCGTGGCACCGGTGGTCGGCAGCCGCGTCACCCTTGTCGTCGGCAGCCAGAACTGGTCGTCGCAGGTGAGCGGAACCAGCAATGCCTACTTCACGGCGGGTAACTGGAAGATCGCCGCCGGCCGAAGCTTCGACGAGGACGAGGAAACCGCGGGCAAGGCCGTCTGCGTCATCGGCGATACGGTGAGGAAGCAGCTGTTCGGCAGCGGATCGCCCCTGGGCGGCGAGCTGCGCGTCAAGAACTTCACTTGCATAGTCGTCGGCCTGCTGGCAGCCAAGGGCCAGGGGGCGATGGGGCAGGACCAGGACGATGTCGTGCTGATGCCTATTCGTACCGTGCAGCGCCGACTCACCGGCAACCAGGACGTTTCCACGATGATGTTGTCGATGCGCGACGGTGCGAACGCCGATCAGGTGATGGTTCAGATCCGTCGCCTGATGCGCGAGCGCCGCAAGCTGGCCGAGAGCGAGGAAGACAACTTCAACGTCATGGACACCAAGCAGATCGCGGAGACCCTTTCCGGCACCATCCGCACCATGACGGGACTGCTCGGCGCGGTGGCGGCGGTCAGCCTGCTGGTGGGCGGCATCGGCATCATGAACATCATGTTGGTGTCGGTCACGGAACGCACGCGGGAAATCGGCATTCGTCTGGCGATCGGCGCGCTGGAGCACGAGGTGCTGCTGCAATTCCTGATCGAGGCCGTGGTCCTCTCGGCGCTCGGCGGGCTGATTGGCATCACGCTCGCCTTCGTCACCTGTCTCGGGCTCACCGCGCTCATGAACATGCCCTTCCTGTTCAATCCCGGGATCAACCTCCTGGCTTTCGTCTTCTCCGCCATGATCGGCATTGTGTTTGGCTATATGCCGGCACGGCGGGCGGCGAGCCTCGATCCGATTGTTGCACTGCGTTACGAGTAG